One genomic window of Etheostoma spectabile isolate EspeVRDwgs_2016 chromosome 7, UIUC_Espe_1.0, whole genome shotgun sequence includes the following:
- the ackr5 gene encoding G-protein coupled receptor 182 — protein sequence MTDGRVETQGCVTAQTALHIRAGRSALVSAGFTQKDSEASGGTGPLHLHNTLHHHQKTMSAHEHNHSLDYINGTPWFVYECTLQLDSFRDYRRMALFLIYLFIFIVGLLENALVVWVNWRRRHSANGVLFCIINVSLSDLMVIVILPFFMMEVTMDKVWLWGRFLCKVTNLIYVVNFYSSSFFLAFMTLERYLSLTRPSFPAFFPVLGRRRWVLCGGLWALSLFLALMENVHVDLLEWDEPGCYMLPEHNYTEWFVSVTFLCLIFQFVGPAAVIITCNVLIARAVRTAPDVQGRRDVWLVHVYSLVFVLCWLPYHLVMFLMIVDDLDPFILSCDTVEALYFSISVVQSLSLFHCVANPILYNFLSKSFRSNLINTVVTYIPREATLDQVGAGTQPNAPNGGRGDRGKQRKLSNASTSQSDVGS from the exons aTGACCGATGGGAGGGTAGAGACTCAAGGCTGCGTGACTGCTCAGACAGCCCTTCACATCCGAGCTGGAAGGAGTGCTCTGGTGTCTGCAGGCTTCACCCAGAAGGACAGCGAGGCCTCAGGAGGGACCGGCCCTCTTCACCTACACAACACTCTTCATCATCACCAGA AGACCATGAGCGCTCACGAGCACAACCACTCTCTGGACTACATCAATGGCACCCCATGGTTCGTCTACGAGTGCACCCTGCAGCTGGACTCTTTCAGAGACTACCGCCGCATGGCCCTCTTCCTCATTTACCTCTTCATCTTCATCGTGGGCCTGCTGGAGAACGCGCTGGTCGTCTGGGTCAACTGGCGCCGACGCCACTCGGCCAACGGGGTGCTCTTCTGCATCATCAACGTCAGCCTGTCGGACCTCATGGTGATTGTGATCCTGCCCTTCTTCATGATGGAGGTGACCATGGACAAGGTCTGGCTGTGGGGGCGCTTCCTCTGCAAGGTCACCAACCTCATCTACGTGGTCAACTTCTACAGCAGCTCCTTCTTCCTGGCCTTCATGACCCTGGAGCGATACCTGTCCCTGACTCGACCCTCGTTTCCCGCCTTCTTCCCTGTGCTGGGCCGGCGCCGCTGGGTGCTCTGCGGAGGCCTGTGGGCGCTCTCCTTGTTCCTGGCTCTGATGGAGAACGTCCACGTGGATCTTCTAGAGTGGGACGAGCCGGGCTGCTACATGCTGCCCGAGCACAACTACACCGAATGGTTCGTCTCGGTGACGTTCCTTTGCCTGATCTTCCAGTTCGTGGGCCCCGCCGCCGTCATCATCACCTGTAACGTACTGATCGCTCGAGCGGTTCGAACAGCGCCGGACGTGCAGGGCCGGCGGGACGTGTGGCTGGTGCACGTGTACTCGCTGGTGTTTGTCCTGTGCTGGCTGCCCTACCACCTGGTCATGTTCCTGATGATCGTAGACGACCTGGACCCCTTCATCCTCAGCTGCGACACCGTGGAAGCCCTCTACTTCTCCATCAGCGTGGTGCAGAGCCTGTCTCTGTTCCACTGCGTCGCCAACCCCATCCTCTACAACTTCCTCAGCAAGAGCTTCCGCAGCAACCTGATCAACACCGTGGTGACGTACATTCCCAGGGAGGCGACTCTGGACCAGGTGGGAGCGGGGACCCAGCCCAATGCCCCCAACGGCGGCAGGGGGGACCGGGGGAAGCAACGCAAGTTAAGTAACGCCAGCACCAGCCAGTCTGATGTTggatcataa